The following coding sequences lie in one Mycobacterium sp. DL440 genomic window:
- the purU gene encoding formyltetrahydrofolate deformylase, which yields MTQEYPKSTALPARDVGRLLLRCGDRPGLVAAISGFLTGAGANIVSLDQHSTEQTGGTFIQRTIFHLPGLAAVRDELERDFTQQVAEPFAMDFRLTEASKPKRVALMASREDHCLLDLLWRNRRGELDMSVVMVISNHPDLADQVRAFGVPFLYVPATRENRAEAEQRLLELLRGNVDLVVLARYMQILTPEFLDAVGCPLINIHHSFLPAFIGAAPYRRAKERGVKLVGATAHYVTGDLDEGPIIEQDVVRVDHRHSVGDLQRLGADVERLVLSRAVLWHCEDRVIRFGNQTVVF from the coding sequence ATGACACAGGAGTACCCGAAATCAACTGCTCTGCCGGCTCGGGATGTCGGCAGGCTGTTGCTGCGCTGCGGAGACCGGCCCGGCCTGGTAGCGGCGATCAGCGGCTTCCTCACCGGCGCCGGAGCGAACATCGTGTCGCTGGATCAACACTCCACCGAGCAGACTGGCGGTACCTTCATCCAGCGCACGATTTTCCACCTGCCGGGCCTGGCCGCGGTGCGCGACGAACTCGAGCGTGATTTCACGCAGCAGGTGGCCGAGCCGTTCGCGATGGACTTCCGGCTCACGGAGGCCTCCAAACCCAAGCGCGTGGCACTGATGGCTTCCCGCGAGGACCACTGCCTGCTGGATTTGTTGTGGCGCAACCGGCGCGGTGAACTCGACATGTCGGTGGTGATGGTCATCTCGAACCATCCCGACCTGGCCGATCAGGTCCGCGCGTTCGGGGTGCCGTTCCTCTACGTCCCGGCGACCCGCGAGAACCGGGCCGAGGCTGAGCAACGGCTGCTGGAGTTGTTGCGTGGCAACGTCGATCTGGTGGTGCTGGCCCGGTATATGCAGATCCTGACTCCCGAGTTCCTCGATGCCGTTGGCTGCCCGCTGATCAATATTCATCACTCATTCCTGCCGGCGTTCATCGGTGCGGCGCCGTACCGCAGGGCCAAGGAGCGCGGGGTCAAGTTGGTCGGCGCGACAGCGCATTACGTGACCGGCGATCTCGATGAAGGGCCGATCATCGAGCAGGACGTGGTTCGTGTGGACCACCGCCACTCCGTCGGTGACCTACAGCGACTGGGTGCCGATGTCGAACGGCTGGTGTTGTCGCGGGCGGTGCTGTGGCACTGTGAGGACCGCGTAATCCGGTTCGGGAATCAGACCGTAGTCTTCTGA
- a CDS encoding MaoC family dehydratase, which produces MKVFNGLDEFVAAAGSELGPTDWLEITQDRVNLFADATDDHQWIHVDPERAAGGPFGGTIAHGLLTLSLLPHFTHQLYRVDNVKLAVNYGYNKVRFITPVRVGANVRARAAIADVAQLDGAVQATMTVTVEIEGSEKPAAVAESIVRFIG; this is translated from the coding sequence GTGAAAGTCTTCAATGGTCTTGACGAATTCGTGGCGGCAGCGGGCAGCGAGCTCGGTCCGACCGACTGGCTCGAGATCACGCAGGATCGGGTGAATCTGTTCGCCGACGCCACCGATGACCATCAGTGGATTCACGTCGATCCTGAGAGGGCGGCGGGTGGCCCGTTCGGCGGCACCATTGCGCACGGCCTGCTCACGTTGTCGTTGTTGCCGCACTTCACCCATCAGCTGTATCGCGTCGACAATGTGAAGTTGGCGGTCAACTACGGCTACAACAAGGTTCGGTTCATCACGCCGGTGCGGGTCGGGGCCAACGTGCGGGCGCGGGCGGCGATCGCCGACGTCGCGCAACTCGACGGCGCGGTGCAGGCGACCATGACGGTGACGGTCGAGATCGAGGGCTCCGAGAAGCCCGCCGCGGTCGCCGAATCGATCGTCCGCTTCATCGGCTGA